Genomic DNA from Oceanivirga salmonicida:
GAGCGAAGGAATAAGTTCGGTAAATTTACAAAGATGTCTACAAGAATTTAATGCAACAATAGTAAAAGGTTGGTGTATGTTTGAAGAAGATTTTAAATATTTAGAATTAATGAAATTGTTTAAAGCGTTTAATATAGACTTTGATTTTAAAATAAAAAAAGAAAATGAAATAAGAGAGAAATTAAAATTCACACTCTAAAAAAATATCACTCAAATTCGGCTATACATATTGTATTGGCTTAGTTTGAGTGATTTTTTGTTGCGAAACTTGGGTTGTAACACAAATAAAAAAAAATTACAACAAAAAACTTATTTTTTTTCTAATAAATCCTAGTGCTAGGTCTAATTTGAAAAAATATATTTCTCACACCTATTTATTTTGGTGTGTCTTTATTAAAAATTATAAAAAAAATAGAAAATAGAATATTATAAAAAAAGAATATAGATTTTTCTATACTCTTAATTTTATTTTATTGATTATCTAAAAATTTAATTAAACCCCTTATCACACCAACTTTACCTCTTGGATTATTTGTAGATAACATATATTTAGTTGATCTACCATTACCTACTTTTTTCAAATGTTTTTCTGAAACTAAATTAGTTAAAGAAATTCTTGTATAGTAATCACTAATATTAAGATCTGTTGAAATTTCATTTTTTGATGCAATCATTTTTTCAATCATATACTCCATTATTTTTAACTCATTATCTGATCCATTAAGGGTTGATAGTAAATCTTCTTTCCAAATTCTTAATTTAGTACACCCATTTTCAGTAATAAAAATTTCTGGTTCTTTTAAATTTAATTTCCCTGATACATCATAAATTCTTTTACCACCTGTCCCTGCTTTTTCAGAAATACCAACTCTTCTAAATAAAGTAGCAATAACATCATTAACTACTCTTGAAGTCCCTCCATTAAAAAAGTCTTCAATAGTAATTTTTAATATGCCAGGATTTAAAAATTCTATATACTCATTATGAGAATTAATTTTAATAGGAATATTAATATCATAATGCGCATGCATCAAACTATTAACAAGAGCTTCTCTAACTGATTCTTGCAAATTTTTCTTATAAGGCAATCTTTGATTAACTTTTTTATCTAATATAAATTTATCTTTTATACTATTACAAATTTTTTCATATACTATTAAATAGAAATCAAAAATATTCAATTCTGGGTAATCCATATCTCCTGTTGAAACTCTATCTTCCCATCTATTTTCAGAATTTCTATCAATTTGAAAATAATCTAATTGAAAATGAGGTAATAAATCTGTTATTGATATAAATTTACCAAAAAATAATAAACACCCTTTTGTTAATTTTATTTTATTATTATCTTCCCTATCTTTTCTAAATGCTCCAATTTGTAGTAAAAACTCTTCATAGTTTTTTGAATATGTTGATATATCTTCATTAATAAAATTCATATATCTTTTTACAGTTTCTAAATTTATATCATCTATTGTAAATGTTTCAGGTAACAATTTAGAATCTAAATTTTCATTAGAATCAATTATTATAGCCTTTAATAAATCATCATTCATTTTTTGATTAGAATCGCCTAATCTAACATATGAATTTTTAATATTATTATTTATATATACCGGTTTGTCAGATGCTCTAACTTCATTTATGTCAACAATTATTATACTTCTATTTTCATTTATTTTTATTATATTTATTTCCTTTATAGAATTATAACTAACTTTACTTTCAGAATTTGCTGTATTTATAATATCAGATTTCATTTTCTCTGAATTTTTTATACCAATAATTTCTACAGATTTGCTTTTTTCTTCTTTAACTCCTAATATAATTAATCCACCTTTAGTATTAGAAAATGCAGAATAGGTTTCCCAAAAACTATTTCCTAGTTTATCGCCACATAACTTAAATTACAATCTTTCATTTTCATATTTCCCTAAAATATCACTTATATTATATTTTGCCATTAAATTCTCCTATTTCCAAAATTTTCTCGAGATTCTCTCGAGATATTTTTATATTAATTTAAATATGATATAAAGAAGTCTTCATTTTTAATATTTTTTTCTCGAGATTTTCTCGAGATATTTTTATATTAATTTAAATATGATATAAAGAAGTCTTCATTTTTAATATTTTTTTCTCGAGATTAATTTATAAACATTTATTTCATTGTACTAA
This window encodes:
- a CDS encoding ATP-binding protein, producing MNDDLLKAIIIDSNENLDSKLLPETFTIDDINLETVKRYMNFINEDISTYSKNYEEFLLQIGAFRKDREDNNKIKLTKGCLLFFGKFISITDLLPHFQLDYFQIDRNSENRWEDRVSTGDMDYPELNIFDFYLIVYEKICNSIKDKFILDKKVNQRLPYKKNLQESVREALVNSLMHAHYDINIPIKINSHNEYIEFLNPGILKITIEDFFNGGTSRVVNDVIATLFRRVGISEKAGTGGKRIYDVSGKLNLKEPEIFITENGCTKLRIWKEDLLSTLNGSDNELKIMEYMIEKMIASKNEISTDLNISDYYTRISLTNLVSEKHLKKVGNGRSTKYMLSTNNPRGKVGVIRGLIKFLDNQ